One genomic region from Neisseria weaveri encodes:
- a CDS encoding terminase large subunit domain-containing protein, which produces MKPSETKTEDRTPMALLPYQQAWCADQSPVKLCEKSRRIGLSWGEAADTALLAASSKGMDAWYIGYNKDMALEFIRDCAGWAKHYQLAAGEIEETEEVFVEGDDRQSVLAFVIRFASGWRVTALSSRPSNLRGKQGRVIIDEAAFHDQLSELLKAAMALLMWGGQVHIISTHDGVDNPFNELINDVRAGKKPYSIHRITFDEAVEQGLYRRICLRLGKEWTPEGEAAWCKEIRDFYGEDASEELDCIPKNGGGKWLNRALIESRMDAYTPVIRYDQTDAFGLLPEHKRAAEVSDWIADTLQPLLDGLDKTRVSFVGEDFARSGDRTVIVPLLQQQNLMLKPPFVLELGNMPFKQQEQILAHLMHRLPNLRGAALDARGNGQSLAEAMQDEFGANVVEAVMLSENWYRLHTAPFKAALEDGTLDKLPKDEDILNDLRAFELINGVPRIPATRTKGSDGQKRHGDAGIAFVLAHYASRELNIGPVKVASRKGRRRSRFTQGY; this is translated from the coding sequence ATGAAGCCGTCTGAAACCAAAACCGAAGACCGCACACCGATGGCGCTGCTGCCATACCAGCAGGCATGGTGCGCCGACCAGTCACCGGTCAAACTGTGCGAAAAATCGCGCCGTATCGGCTTAAGCTGGGGCGAAGCCGCCGACACCGCGCTGTTGGCGGCTTCGTCCAAAGGCATGGATGCTTGGTATATCGGCTATAACAAAGATATGGCCTTAGAGTTCATACGCGATTGCGCGGGCTGGGCGAAGCATTACCAGTTGGCAGCCGGCGAAATCGAAGAAACCGAAGAAGTGTTTGTCGAGGGCGACGACCGCCAATCCGTACTGGCTTTCGTTATCCGTTTTGCTTCGGGCTGGCGGGTTACCGCCTTATCCAGCCGCCCGTCAAACCTTCGCGGTAAGCAGGGGCGCGTGATTATTGATGAGGCAGCGTTCCACGACCAGCTTTCCGAGCTGCTCAAAGCGGCAATGGCGTTGCTGATGTGGGGCGGGCAGGTACACATCATCTCCACCCATGACGGCGTGGACAATCCGTTTAACGAACTGATTAATGATGTTCGCGCAGGCAAGAAGCCGTATTCCATTCATCGTATTACTTTTGATGAAGCAGTAGAGCAAGGCTTGTACCGCCGTATTTGCCTGCGTTTGGGTAAAGAGTGGACGCCCGAAGGCGAAGCCGCATGGTGCAAAGAAATCCGCGACTTTTACGGCGAAGATGCCAGCGAAGAGTTGGACTGTATCCCGAAAAACGGCGGCGGAAAATGGCTCAACCGCGCCTTAATCGAAAGCCGCATGGATGCCTATACTCCCGTTATCCGTTACGACCAAACCGATGCTTTCGGCTTGTTGCCCGAGCATAAACGGGCAGCCGAAGTGTCCGACTGGATAGCCGACACCCTGCAACCCTTGTTAGACGGCCTCGACAAAACCCGCGTCAGCTTTGTCGGCGAAGACTTCGCCCGCTCCGGCGACCGCACCGTGATCGTGCCGCTGTTGCAGCAGCAGAACCTGATGCTCAAACCACCGTTTGTATTGGAGCTGGGTAATATGCCGTTTAAGCAGCAGGAGCAAATCCTTGCCCACCTGATGCACCGCTTGCCCAATCTGCGCGGCGCGGCACTCGATGCACGAGGCAACGGCCAATCGCTGGCCGAGGCCATGCAGGATGAGTTCGGAGCCAATGTAGTAGAGGCAGTGATGCTGTCTGAAAACTGGTACCGCCTGCATACCGCCCCGTTTAAAGCCGCACTGGAAGACGGCACACTGGATAAATTGCCTAAAGACGAGGACATCCTCAACGATTTAAGAGCGTTCGAACTGATTAACGGCGTGCCGCGTATCCCTGCCACCCGTACCAAAGGCTCAGACGGCCAAAAACGCCACGGCGACGCGGGCATTGCTTTTGTATTGGCCCACTATGCCAGCCGCGAACTCAATATCGGCCCGGTCAAAGTAGCCAGCCGAAAAGGCCGACGCCGCAGCCGTTTCACTCAAGGATATTAA
- a CDS encoding glycoside hydrolase family 108 protein, with the protein MPKFNQFINRVLSHEGGHVNHPKDPGGETNWGITKRTATANGYTGSMRNMTRNQAIEIYRKAFWERYHADKMPDAVAYQFFDSCINHGYGNAARMLQRAAGVADDGVIGQISLNAINAMPENDLLLRFNAERLSFYTKLSTFGTFGKGWVRRVAENLLHASKDNKE; encoded by the coding sequence ATGCCTAAATTCAACCAATTTATCAATCGTGTCCTCTCTCACGAAGGAGGGCATGTCAACCACCCCAAAGACCCCGGTGGGGAGACAAACTGGGGCATTACCAAACGCACGGCAACGGCCAACGGCTACACCGGCTCAATGCGTAACATGACCCGCAACCAAGCCATTGAAATCTACCGTAAAGCATTTTGGGAACGCTACCACGCCGACAAAATGCCCGATGCAGTGGCTTACCAATTTTTCGACTCTTGCATCAATCACGGATATGGCAATGCGGCACGCATGCTGCAACGTGCAGCGGGTGTGGCTGATGACGGCGTAATCGGACAAATCAGTCTCAATGCCATCAATGCCATGCCGGAAAACGACTTGCTGTTGCGCTTCAATGCTGAGCGTTTGAGTTTCTACACCAAATTAAGCACTTTCGGCACTTTCGGCAAAGGGTGGGTAAGACGTGTTGCCGAGAATCTGCTGCACGCGTCAAAAGACAACAAGGAATAA
- a CDS encoding DUF3486 family protein yields the protein MAKRSTIDQLPEAVRHEFERKLVENGFCDYAAMAEWLQEQGYEISRSAAHRYGQKVQRRFAAIKSSTEAARLIAEGAADEGDTRSEALMAMLQTELFDALVQIGEMSNEELNALDRFDVMAEGAKKISGLISASTRLKEYQAKVKAKVAAAAEDVAKQAKKGGLSDAAAEAIRKQILGIAT from the coding sequence ATGGCCAAGCGCAGCACCATAGACCAACTTCCCGAAGCCGTCCGCCACGAGTTCGAACGCAAGCTCGTGGAAAACGGCTTTTGCGATTACGCGGCAATGGCCGAATGGCTGCAGGAGCAGGGCTACGAAATCAGCCGCTCTGCGGCGCACCGTTACGGCCAAAAAGTGCAGCGCCGTTTTGCCGCCATCAAATCCAGCACCGAAGCGGCGCGCCTGATTGCCGAAGGCGCGGCAGACGAAGGCGACACCCGCTCCGAAGCATTGATGGCCATGCTGCAAACCGAGCTGTTTGATGCACTGGTGCAAATCGGCGAGATGAGCAACGAAGAACTAAACGCGCTCGACCGTTTCGACGTGATGGCCGAGGGCGCAAAGAAAATCAGCGGCCTGATTTCCGCCAGCACGCGGCTGAAAGAGTATCAGGCCAAAGTTAAGGCCAAAGTGGCAGCGGCAGCCGAAGATGTGGCCAAGCAGGCCAAAAAAGGCGGCTTGTCCGATGCAGCAGCGGAAGCCATCCGTAAACAGATATTGGGTATTGCAACATGA
- a CDS encoding TraR/DksA family transcriptional regulator: MTDIADKASESEDLFLAEALYKAGRPSEYQGASNYECDDCGDPIPEARRQAVPGCTRCVYCQEYFEHGYP; encoded by the coding sequence ATGACCGACATTGCCGACAAAGCGTCTGAAAGCGAAGACTTATTCTTGGCCGAAGCCCTCTATAAAGCAGGCAGGCCGTCTGAATACCAAGGCGCAAGCAACTACGAATGCGACGACTGCGGCGACCCGATTCCCGAAGCCCGCCGCCAAGCCGTCCCCGGATGTACGCGATGCGTGTATTGCCAAGAATATTTTGAACACGGATACCCCTAA